One genomic window of Salvia miltiorrhiza cultivar Shanhuang (shh) chromosome 4, IMPLAD_Smil_shh, whole genome shotgun sequence includes the following:
- the LOC131020206 gene encoding V-type proton ATPase subunit C-like, translating to MATRYWVASLPVGQGGSSSSVWSRLQESISKQAFDTSLYRFNIPNLRVGTLDLLLALSDDLSKANNFIEGVSHKIRRQIEELERVSGVVSSSLTVDGVPVDSYLTRFMWDEAKYPTMSPLKEIVDGIHVQIAKIEDDLKVRVSEYSNVRSQLNAINRKQAGSLAVRDLSNLVKPEDVVSSEHLTTLLAVVSKYSQKDWLSSYETLTTYVVPRSSKKLHEDNEYALYTVTLFSRDADNFRTKARERSFQIRDFEYNTETQDSRKQELEKLMQDQETMRSSLLQWCYTSYGEVFSSWMHFCAVRVFSESILRYGLPPSFLSVVLSPPVKSEKKVRSILEGMCSNSNSTFWKTEDEGGMGGLAAGEADAHPYVSFTINLI from the exons ATGGCGACACGTTACTGGGTGGCGTCTCTCCCCGTCGGTCAAGGCGGCTCCTCCTCGTCCGTATGGAGTCGTCTTCAGGAATCCATCTCCAAACAAGCCTTCGACACCTCTCTATACAGA TTCAACATTCCAAATCTACGCGTTGGCACCCTGGATTTGCTTTTGGCTCTCAGCGACGACCTATCGAAG GCGAACAACTTCATTGAAGGAGTGTCGCACAAAATCCGGCGTCAGATTGAGGAATTGGAGAGGGTCTCGGGAGTTGTTAGTAGCTCGCTTACTGTGGACGGGGTTCCTGTGGACTCTTATCTTACCAG ATTCATGTGGGATGAGGCAAAGTATCCCACAATGTCACCGCTGAAGGAGATTGTGGACGGAATTCATGTTCAAATTGCCAAGATTGAGGATGATCTCAAG GTTCGTGTCTCTGAATATAGCAATGTGCGCAGCCAACTGAATGCCATTAACAGAAAGCAGGCTGGAAG TTTAGCTGTTCGTGATCTTTCAAATTTAGTGAAACCAGAAGACGTTGTTAGTTCGGAACACTTGACTACCCTTCTCGCAGTTGTTTCAAAGTATTCTCAGAAAGACTGGTTATCAAGCTACGAGACACTGACAACATATGTG GTTCCCAGATCTTCGAAGAAGCTACATGAGGATAATGAATATGCTCTTTACACTGTGACATTATTCAGTCGTGATGCTGACAATTTTAGAACCAAGGCACGTGAAAGAAGTTTCCAG ATTCGCGATTTTGAATATAATACTGAGACACAAGACAGTCGGAAGCAGGAGCTTGAAAAACTGATGCAAGACCAGGAGACAATGAGAAGCTCTCTTTTGCAATGGTGCTATACTAGTTACGGAGAG GTTTTTAGTTCCTGGATGCATTTCTGTGCTGTAAGAGTTTTTAGTGAAAGCATTCTCCGATATGGCCTGCCACCATCTTTTCTG tCTGTTGTACTGTCACCTCCAGTAAAAAGTGAGAAGAAAGTTCGCTCCATTCTTGAGGGAATGTGTAGCAATTCAAACAG CACATTCTGGAAAACTGAGGACGAGGGAGGAATGGGCGGCCTTGCAGCAGGCGAAGCAGATGCTCATCCTTACGTCTCATTCACCATTAATCTTATTTAA